One region of Sphingomonas kaistensis genomic DNA includes:
- the lptG gene encoding LPS export ABC transporter permease LptG encodes MINLNFVPSWRLARYTVWLYVSRSLAVLLSLSLVLMMLNLLSESGKILAVTGNGEAELWRYVGYRFPQLISFAFPFSFLLGALITFTTLNSNSEVVAMKAAGLSAHQLLAPLIGASIALAGLSFAFNELVVVKGSRQLSAWSDNDYRPVPPDSGILSDIWVTAGDDYAHAQLVTGRGTGVRIQKFLLVERQDITVARLINAERARPDGNGWLLEDVSIYDSAMNAVLKRPTMRVMEGVEPQRFTLAKVDPDAQDFATLSDNIAEMKQAGVNTATAETGLLHKLSQPLSTVLMPLLAAMAAFGLARSGKVLLRAAVGMALGFAYFVIDNFAVALGNIGSYPPLVAAWAPFLLFLLIGETVLVRSEE; translated from the coding sequence ATGATCAACCTCAACTTCGTGCCCTCGTGGCGGCTCGCCCGCTATACGGTGTGGTTGTACGTGTCGCGCAGCCTGGCGGTGCTGCTGTCGCTCAGCCTGGTGCTGATGATGCTCAACCTGCTATCGGAATCGGGCAAGATCCTGGCCGTGACCGGCAATGGCGAGGCCGAGCTGTGGCGCTACGTCGGCTATCGCTTTCCCCAGCTCATCTCCTTCGCCTTTCCGTTCTCCTTCCTGCTCGGCGCGCTGATCACCTTCACCACGCTCAATTCCAACAGCGAGGTGGTGGCGATGAAGGCGGCGGGCCTGTCCGCCCACCAGCTGCTTGCCCCGCTGATCGGTGCCAGCATCGCGCTTGCCGGCCTGTCGTTCGCCTTCAACGAACTGGTGGTGGTGAAGGGCAGCCGCCAGCTCAGTGCATGGAGCGACAATGATTACCGCCCCGTCCCGCCCGACAGCGGGATCCTGAGCGATATCTGGGTCACCGCCGGCGACGATTACGCCCACGCCCAGCTGGTGACCGGCCGCGGCACCGGCGTCCGGATCCAGAAATTCCTACTGGTCGAGCGCCAGGACATCACGGTTGCGCGCCTGATCAACGCGGAGCGGGCAAGGCCCGACGGCAACGGCTGGCTGCTCGAGGACGTCAGCATCTACGATTCGGCGATGAACGCGGTCCTGAAGCGCCCGACCATGCGGGTCATGGAAGGCGTCGAGCCGCAGCGCTTCACCCTCGCCAAGGTCGATCCCGATGCGCAGGACTTCGCCACCCTCAGCGACAATATCGCCGAAATGAAGCAGGCGGGGGTCAACACCGCCACCGCCGAGACCGGATTGCTGCACAAATTGTCGCAGCCGCTGTCGACGGTGCTGATGCCGCTGCTGGCCGCCATGGCCGCCTTCGGCCTCGCGCGGTCGGGCAAGGTGCTGCTTCGCGCCGCGGTCGGCATGGCACTCGGCTTCGCTTACTTCGTAATCGACAATTTCGCGGTCGCGCTAGGCAATATCGGCTCCTACCCGCCGCTGGTCGCCGCCTGGGCGCCGTTCCTCCTATTCCTGCTGATCGGCGAGACAGTCCTCGTTCGGTCCGAGGAATGA
- the lptF gene encoding LPS export ABC transporter permease LptF has protein sequence MPLIDRYIAKAIAIPLAGTLILAAMLLVLDKMLRLVDFVINLGGPVSVVWRMLANLLPEYFALGIPIGLMLGILLAFRGLATSSELDALRGVGTSFGRLLRVPMAYAVVLAALNLFLVGWLQPWTHYGYERLRFDLRSGALGASLQVGEFNTLSKRFTIRIDRSEKGGTQLMGLFVQADDQKGGGIVATASQGRFLATDDPDTILLRLERGRLIQQNPNFTTPRTLGFQSYDLPIKLPRVDSFRARAQDDAEEMTLPEIIRASYGGGATGEANLAARANLHFRLVEVILMLLLPMLAVALAVPPKRSSSSLGIFIGIVMVVAYHKINQWAEDAGARGDFPVELVMYVPFLLFAGLILWMYLTLATKPGGQPIGALERGGAKLWGYIKRLLPNPRRRRLSRAA, from the coding sequence ATGCCACTCATCGACCGATACATAGCCAAGGCGATCGCCATTCCGCTTGCCGGCACGCTGATCCTGGCGGCGATGCTGCTCGTGCTCGACAAGATGCTGCGGCTGGTCGATTTCGTGATCAACCTGGGCGGTCCGGTCAGCGTGGTGTGGCGGATGCTGGCCAACCTGCTGCCCGAATATTTCGCGCTCGGCATTCCGATCGGACTGATGCTCGGCATCCTGCTTGCCTTCCGCGGCCTCGCCACGTCGAGCGAGCTCGATGCGCTGCGCGGGGTCGGGACCAGCTTCGGCCGCCTGCTGCGGGTGCCGATGGCCTATGCGGTGGTGCTTGCCGCGCTGAACCTGTTCCTGGTCGGCTGGCTGCAGCCGTGGACCCATTACGGTTACGAGCGGCTGCGCTTCGACCTTCGCTCGGGCGCGCTTGGCGCGAGCCTGCAGGTGGGCGAGTTCAACACCCTGTCCAAGCGCTTCACCATCCGAATCGACCGCAGCGAAAAGGGCGGCACCCAGTTGATGGGGCTGTTCGTGCAGGCCGACGACCAGAAGGGCGGCGGGATCGTCGCCACCGCCTCGCAGGGCCGGTTCCTCGCCACCGACGATCCCGACACCATCCTGCTGCGGTTGGAACGGGGACGCCTGATCCAGCAGAACCCCAACTTCACCACTCCGCGCACGCTCGGCTTCCAGAGCTACGACCTGCCGATCAAGCTGCCCCGGGTCGACAGTTTCCGGGCCCGTGCCCAGGACGATGCGGAGGAGATGACCCTGCCCGAAATCATCCGCGCCAGCTATGGTGGCGGAGCGACCGGGGAGGCCAATCTCGCGGCCCGGGCGAACCTTCATTTCCGGCTGGTCGAGGTGATCCTGATGCTGCTTCTGCCAATGCTCGCAGTGGCGCTGGCGGTGCCGCCCAAGCGCTCCAGCTCGAGCCTCGGCATCTTCATCGGGATCGTGATGGTGGTCGCTTATCACAAGATCAACCAATGGGCCGAGGACGCCGGTGCGCGTGGCGATTTCCCGGTGGAACTGGTGATGTACGTGCCCTTCCTGCTGTTCGCCGGGCTGATCCTGTGGATGTACCTGACGCTTGCGACCAAGCCCGGCGGCCAGCCGATCGGCGCGCTGGAACGCGGCGGCGCGAAGCTGTGGGGCTATATCAAGCGCTTGCTGCCCAATCCCCGCCGCCGCCGCCTGAGCCGCGCCGCATGA